A region of Rhodoferax potami DNA encodes the following proteins:
- a CDS encoding RNA recognition motif domain-containing protein, whose product MSSKIYVGNLPYSVTDDSLQSNFAEFGEVTSAKVMMDRDTGRSKGFAFVEMSTPAFAQAAIDGLNGQSVDGRSIVVNLARPREDRGSSDGYRGGRSSY is encoded by the coding sequence ATGAGCAGCAAAATTTACGTGGGCAACCTGCCCTACTCCGTCACCGATGACAGCTTGCAGAGCAATTTCGCCGAATTCGGCGAAGTGACCTCCGCCAAGGTCATGATGGACCGCGACACCGGCCGTTCCAAGGGCTTTGCCTTTGTGGAAATGAGCACTCCCGCATTTGCCCAAGCCGCCATTGACGGTTTGAACGGTCAATCCGTGGATGGCCGCTCCATTGTGGTCAACCTGGCTCGTCCGCGTGAAGACCGTGGTAGCTCTGACGGCTACCGCGGCGGCCGTAGCAGCTACTAA
- a CDS encoding D-hexose-6-phosphate mutarotase yields the protein MTFETLTIDGAPAVRLQGPHGDSVTALLRGGQVISWIDASGTERLYCSPLSPLAGPQAVRGGVPVIFPQFSGRGPLMRHGFARTRDWALADTPAGAAHPTLVMRMEHSAAETALWAHDCVCTLAVALEAAGLRITLAVHNTGSSALSFHAALHTYLEVGDVTQATLTGVLPQGEVLSLAEPIDHLFESVPGPFALRSPASALDMAHEGFTDAVVWNPGPQAVIADLPAGGYARFLCVEAASVGVPVQLAPGAHWQGCQYLVTAA from the coding sequence ATGACATTTGAAACTTTGACGATAGACGGCGCGCCTGCAGTCCGGCTGCAGGGCCCGCACGGGGACTCGGTCACTGCGCTGCTGCGGGGTGGCCAGGTGATCTCGTGGATCGATGCAAGCGGCACCGAGCGCTTGTATTGCAGCCCGCTCTCGCCACTGGCCGGCCCGCAAGCCGTGCGGGGCGGGGTGCCGGTGATTTTTCCGCAATTCAGTGGGCGCGGCCCCCTGATGCGCCATGGCTTTGCCCGCACCCGCGACTGGGCTTTGGCCGACACACCGGCCGGCGCTGCGCACCCCACGCTGGTCATGCGCATGGAGCATTCCGCCGCAGAAACCGCGCTGTGGGCCCATGACTGTGTGTGCACCCTGGCTGTGGCTTTGGAGGCGGCTGGCCTGCGCATCACGCTGGCCGTGCATAACACCGGCAGCAGTGCGTTGAGCTTTCATGCGGCACTCCACACCTACCTCGAGGTGGGTGACGTCACCCAAGCCACGCTAACCGGCGTATTGCCGCAAGGCGAGGTCTTGTCGCTGGCCGAGCCGATTGACCATTTGTTTGAATCTGTGCCCGGCCCCTTTGCCCTGCGCAGCCCTGCCAGTGCCTTGGACATGGCCCACGAAGGCTTTACCGACGCTGTGGTCTGGAACCCCGGGCCGCAAGCCGTGATTGCCGATTTGCCCGCCGGAGGCTATGCCCGCTTTCTGTGTGTGGAGGCGGCCTCGGTGGGCGTGCCGGTGCAGCTGGCACCGGGCGCGCACTGGCAGGGTTGCCAGTACTTGGTCACCGCCGCGTAG
- a CDS encoding TIGR00645 family protein: protein MTSPESTTKRAKLRPIPSFIFASRWLQLPLYIGLIAAQGVYVFHFWLELVHLLEAAFGSQTALQALVTSIGYKSDVPVPALNETIIMLVVLALIDVVMISNLLIMVIVGGYETFVSRMDLDGHPDQPEWLSHVNASVLKVKLATAIIGISSIHLLKTFINAANYDEKVLIAQTAIHITFLFSAIAIAYTDKLLNSSHQNTSH, encoded by the coding sequence ATGACCTCTCCAGAATCCACTACCAAGCGCGCCAAGTTGCGCCCCATTCCCAGTTTCATTTTTGCCAGCCGCTGGCTGCAGCTGCCGCTCTACATCGGGCTGATTGCGGCACAAGGCGTGTACGTCTTCCATTTCTGGCTGGAGTTGGTGCACTTGCTGGAGGCCGCTTTCGGCAGCCAGACCGCGCTGCAGGCGCTGGTGACCAGCATCGGCTACAAGTCAGATGTGCCGGTGCCCGCGCTGAACGAAACCATCATCATGCTGGTGGTGCTCGCGCTGATTGACGTGGTGATGATCTCCAACCTGCTGATCATGGTGATCGTGGGCGGCTACGAGACCTTTGTGAGCCGTATGGACCTCGACGGTCACCCCGACCAACCTGAGTGGTTGAGCCATGTGAACGCGTCGGTGCTCAAGGTGAAGTTGGCTACCGCCATCATCGGTATCAGCTCTATCCACCTGCTCAAGACCTTTATCAACGCTGCCAACTACGACGAAAAAGTGCTGATCGCCCAGACGGCGATTCACATCACTTTCTTGTTCTCGGCCATTGCGATTGCCTACACCGACAAGCTGCTCAACAGCAGCCACCAGAACACCAGCCACTAA
- a CDS encoding ABC transporter ATP-binding protein codes for MIQVRDLVFDYLGHRALHGVSVDIPKGTVIALVGPNGAGKSTLMRCMAGLDTPLSGSITVGGVDVQEHPREVHTKLGYLSDFFGLYQELTVQQCLSYAAAAQGIADKHIAKRVQDVARFLNLTDKLQSLASNLSRGQRQRVAIGQAIVHMPQVLLLDEPASGLDPEARADLSALFRTLQAKGMTLVVSSHILSELDEYCTHILSIRDGRVSRFASLAATATGAEGVIKTLVQIQLAAPAPQLAGLLGDYEVAHLDVQGLAPSTVYLPAGDLAARAVLLARLTAAGVAVCGFQEVRTTLQASYDQTGATGRPGESA; via the coding sequence ATGATTCAAGTTCGCGATCTGGTGTTCGACTACCTTGGCCACCGGGCGCTGCACGGCGTGTCGGTCGATATTCCCAAGGGCACGGTGATTGCCTTGGTGGGCCCCAACGGGGCCGGCAAATCGACCCTGATGCGCTGCATGGCGGGGCTGGATACGCCGCTCTCGGGCAGCATCACCGTGGGCGGGGTCGATGTGCAAGAGCACCCGCGCGAGGTGCACACCAAGCTGGGCTATCTCTCAGACTTTTTCGGGCTCTATCAGGAGCTCACGGTGCAGCAGTGCCTGAGCTACGCCGCGGCCGCCCAGGGGATTGCAGACAAGCACATTGCCAAGCGGGTGCAGGACGTGGCCCGCTTTTTGAACCTTACCGACAAGCTGCAAAGCCTAGCCAGCAACCTCTCGCGCGGGCAGCGCCAGCGGGTAGCGATCGGCCAGGCCATTGTGCACATGCCGCAGGTGCTGTTGCTCGACGAGCCCGCCAGCGGCCTGGACCCCGAAGCCCGGGCCGATTTGTCGGCCTTATTCCGCACCCTGCAGGCCAAGGGCATGACGCTGGTGGTGTCGAGCCACATCTTGAGTGAGCTCGACGAGTACTGCACCCATATCCTCTCGATCCGCGATGGTCGGGTCAGCCGCTTTGCCAGCCTGGCCGCTACCGCGACCGGCGCCGAAGGGGTGATCAAGACGCTGGTGCAGATTCAGTTGGCTGCGCCTGCACCGCAATTGGCGGGGCTGTTAGGCGATTACGAGGTGGCCCATCTGGATGTGCAAGGCCTGGCCCCCAGCACGGTGTACCTGCCCGCGGGCGACTTGGCCGCACGCGCCGTGCTGCTGGCGCGCCTGACCGCTGCCGGTGTAGCGGTGTGTGGCTTTCAGGAGGTGCGCACCACGCTGCAAGCCAGTTATGACCAGACCGGTGCAACCGGCCGCCCAGGAGAGTCCGCATGA
- a CDS encoding cation diffusion facilitator family transporter: MQFTEQEDEHAPHSAAERAAAASRSTWVSVVVNVVLASAQIIVGTLTKSQALIADGIHSLSDLVSDFVVLFAGHHAKKDADDDHPYGHQRFETAASLALGLILLAVGGGMVWSALGKLESPDTIAPAHTTALWVALGAIATKELLFRYMLRVAKAVKSSLLVANAWHARSDAASSLVVSLGILGSMAGYPLLDPIAALIVGFMVGKMGWSFAWDALHDLMDRGLDEAEVQAIRATLLTTPGVSGVHDVRTRKMGDMVVADAHIEVDAQLTVEEGHNIAVAARQAVLQRHRVLNLMTHVDPAHRPDADHARP, translated from the coding sequence ATGCAATTTACCGAACAAGAAGACGAACACGCCCCCCACAGTGCCGCGGAACGCGCGGCAGCTGCGAGCCGTAGCACCTGGGTGAGCGTGGTGGTGAACGTGGTGCTGGCCAGTGCCCAGATCATCGTGGGCACGCTCACCAAATCGCAGGCGCTGATCGCGGACGGCATTCACTCCTTGTCTGACCTCGTGTCAGACTTTGTGGTGCTGTTCGCCGGCCACCATGCCAAAAAAGACGCGGATGACGACCACCCTTACGGGCACCAGCGGTTTGAGACCGCAGCGTCACTGGCCCTGGGCCTGATCCTGCTCGCAGTAGGCGGCGGAATGGTCTGGTCGGCCCTGGGCAAGCTGGAGTCGCCCGATACCATTGCCCCGGCCCACACCACGGCCTTGTGGGTGGCGTTGGGGGCCATCGCCACCAAAGAGCTCTTGTTCCGCTACATGCTGCGCGTCGCCAAGGCCGTCAAATCCAGCCTGCTGGTGGCGAACGCCTGGCACGCGCGGTCGGACGCCGCCTCGTCATTGGTGGTGAGCCTGGGCATTCTTGGCAGCATGGCCGGCTACCCGTTACTGGACCCGATTGCCGCCCTGATAGTGGGCTTCATGGTCGGCAAAATGGGCTGGAGCTTTGCGTGGGACGCGCTGCACGACCTGATGGATCGCGGCCTTGATGAAGCCGAAGTACAAGCCATTCGCGCCACCTTGCTGACCACGCCCGGCGTATCAGGCGTGCACGATGTGCGCACCCGCAAGATGGGCGACATGGTGGTGGCCGATGCCCACATCGAGGTGGACGCACAGCTCACCGTGGAAGAGGGTCACAACATCGCCGTAGCCGCCCGCCAAGCGGTGCTCCAGCGCCACCGGGTCTTGAATTTAATGACCCACGTCGATCCGGCGCACCGGCCCGACGCGGACCACGCTCGCCCTTAA
- a CDS encoding biotin--[acetyl-CoA-carboxylase] ligase, translating into MNVTRWPAEAIWEAVFAVLPGFSVEVLPEIDSTNSELMRRARAGQCEPVLLVAERQTAGRGRLGRDWQSDTQGDGGTLTFSLGLPLQPADWSGLSLAVGLSVVQSLHPELQLKWPNDIWWQGRKLAGILIETASAGTQRYAVIGVGINITPRKGGGLRTPPAALQELLPEVDAPEVLHRVIAPLVQAVLTFTTEGFAPLRSAYQARDLLAGQAVVCTDGTQGTALGVDASGVLLVDTGAGTVRINSAEVSVRPVSAPPLNPS; encoded by the coding sequence ATGAACGTGACCCGCTGGCCTGCGGAAGCCATTTGGGAAGCGGTGTTTGCGGTCCTTCCCGGTTTCAGTGTCGAGGTGTTGCCGGAAATTGATTCCACCAACTCGGAACTGATGCGGCGCGCACGGGCTGGCCAATGTGAGCCGGTGCTGCTGGTCGCAGAGCGGCAGACCGCCGGCCGTGGCCGCCTGGGTCGCGACTGGCAAAGCGACACGCAGGGCGATGGGGGCACGTTGACCTTCTCGTTGGGCCTGCCTTTGCAGCCTGCGGACTGGTCGGGGTTGTCGCTGGCGGTGGGGCTCTCCGTGGTGCAGAGCTTGCACCCGGAGTTGCAGCTGAAATGGCCCAATGACATCTGGTGGCAGGGCCGCAAGCTGGCTGGCATTCTGATTGAAACCGCGAGCGCTGGCACGCAACGCTATGCCGTCATTGGTGTGGGCATCAACATCACGCCGCGCAAGGGGGGTGGTTTGCGCACGCCGCCTGCGGCCTTGCAAGAATTGCTGCCGGAGGTGGATGCGCCTGAGGTCTTGCACCGGGTGATCGCGCCTTTGGTGCAAGCGGTGCTGACGTTTACTACCGAAGGTTTTGCACCCTTGCGCAGTGCCTACCAGGCGCGTGATCTGTTGGCGGGTCAGGCGGTGGTGTGTACCGATGGCACCCAAGGCACCGCACTGGGTGTAGACGCCAGCGGGGTGCTGCTGGTCGACACCGGGGCGGGAACTGTCAGAATCAACAGCGCGGAAGTGAGCGTGCGTCCGGTATCTGCACCCCCCCTCAACCCCTCCTGA
- a CDS encoding SPOR domain-containing protein, producing the protein MLRLIVLLLLLANGLYFAWSHRYLQMYGFAPHTSSEPQRVQQQIKPDAVQLLTAAELKKVEAQLLADAGPKECLQAGPFSDEEAAALRRVLNEALPAGGWQVDPVKVSARWVVYVGKLAKGETLAKKTADLAALGIKAIPVANPDLQPGLVLAGFETEAAAKAELARLAPRGIRGIKVLQERQAATVQQLRVPAATEAIKLRLQDVKAALQGHGLKSCS; encoded by the coding sequence ATGTTGCGACTGATTGTCCTGCTACTCCTTTTGGCAAACGGCCTGTACTTTGCGTGGAGTCACCGTTATTTGCAGATGTACGGCTTTGCCCCGCACACCAGCAGTGAGCCGCAGCGTGTGCAGCAGCAGATCAAGCCGGATGCGGTGCAGCTGTTGACGGCTGCAGAGCTGAAAAAGGTGGAAGCCCAGTTGCTCGCCGATGCGGGCCCGAAGGAGTGTCTGCAAGCCGGCCCTTTCAGTGACGAGGAAGCCGCGGCCCTGCGCCGGGTGCTGAATGAAGCACTGCCCGCAGGCGGCTGGCAGGTGGACCCTGTCAAAGTGAGTGCGCGTTGGGTGGTTTACGTGGGCAAGCTGGCCAAAGGCGAGACGCTGGCCAAAAAGACCGCCGATCTGGCGGCTTTGGGCATCAAGGCGATACCGGTGGCGAACCCGGATCTACAACCCGGTTTGGTACTGGCAGGCTTTGAAACGGAAGCGGCTGCCAAGGCGGAGCTCGCCCGTTTGGCGCCCAGAGGCATCCGTGGCATCAAAGTGCTGCAAGAGCGCCAGGCGGCGACTGTGCAGCAGTTGCGTGTGCCGGCGGCGACCGAGGCCATCAAACTCCGGCTTCAGGATGTGAAGGCCGCCTTGCAAGGGCACGGGCTCAAGAGCTGCAGTTAA
- a CDS encoding sensor histidine kinase, with translation MKIFQREQRSLFGEILDWMLTPLLLLWPVSLVLTWLVAQGIAGKPFDRALEYNAGALAQLITVSKDRVQFVLPLPARELLRADDADTVYYQVLGSQGEYLSGEKDLPAPPDDDRVPQGEVRMRELDYKGVDLRVASMWVRTNIPGGRPALVQVAETMDKRSVLATEIVKGVMLPQFVILPLAVLLVWLALVQAIKPLNRLEERIRARSPDDLSPLDVEAVPLEVVPLVSSVNDLLMRLKDSISTQKRFLADAAHQLKTPLAGLRMQADLAQRQGASADDLKQSLRQIGRSSIRATHTVNQLLALARAESSGTVLAHQPCDLAKLTMEVVRDCVPKALEKSIDLGYEGVEPGTPGVAIPGNVTLLKEMVRNLVDNAINYTPSTADRAGVITARVLLDPFSGALVLQVEDNGPGIPAAERELVFQPFYRALGNEADGSGLGLPIVQEIARQHHAEIAVEDSRPGYSPPGTTFTLRFSPSAVNPPSEGA, from the coding sequence ATGAAAATATTCCAGCGGGAGCAACGCAGCCTGTTCGGGGAAATCCTCGACTGGATGCTAACCCCGCTGTTGCTGCTGTGGCCGGTGAGCTTGGTACTGACCTGGCTCGTTGCGCAGGGCATTGCCGGCAAGCCGTTTGACCGCGCCCTCGAATACAACGCCGGAGCCCTGGCCCAGCTGATTACCGTCAGCAAAGACCGGGTGCAGTTTGTGCTCCCTCTGCCTGCCCGCGAGCTACTCAGGGCAGACGATGCGGACACCGTCTACTACCAAGTCCTCGGCAGCCAGGGTGAGTACCTCAGCGGCGAAAAAGACCTGCCGGCGCCGCCCGACGACGACCGGGTACCGCAGGGCGAAGTCCGGATGCGGGAGCTGGACTACAAAGGGGTCGACCTGCGGGTCGCCTCCATGTGGGTGCGCACAAACATCCCCGGCGGCCGGCCAGCGCTGGTTCAAGTCGCAGAGACCATGGACAAACGCTCGGTCCTGGCGACCGAAATTGTCAAAGGGGTTATGCTGCCCCAGTTTGTCATCCTGCCTCTGGCGGTGCTGCTGGTCTGGTTGGCGCTGGTACAAGCGATCAAGCCCCTGAACCGCTTGGAAGAGCGCATCCGTGCCCGCAGCCCGGACGATTTGAGCCCGCTGGATGTAGAAGCAGTGCCCCTGGAGGTCGTGCCGCTCGTCTCCTCGGTCAACGACCTGCTGATGCGACTCAAAGACTCCATCTCGACCCAGAAGCGCTTCCTGGCCGACGCAGCGCACCAGCTCAAAACCCCGCTGGCAGGTTTGCGTATGCAAGCCGATCTTGCGCAACGGCAAGGCGCGAGTGCAGACGATTTGAAACAGTCGCTGCGCCAGATCGGCCGCTCCAGCATCCGCGCGACCCACACCGTCAATCAACTGCTGGCCCTTGCACGCGCCGAAAGCAGCGGCACCGTGCTTGCACACCAGCCCTGCGATCTGGCAAAACTCACCATGGAAGTGGTGCGGGACTGTGTGCCCAAAGCCTTGGAAAAGTCCATTGATCTGGGCTACGAAGGCGTCGAACCCGGGACACCCGGCGTCGCGATTCCGGGCAACGTCACCCTCCTCAAAGAAATGGTGCGCAATCTGGTCGACAACGCCATCAACTACACGCCATCCACAGCAGACCGCGCGGGCGTGATCACAGCCCGGGTCTTGCTGGATCCGTTCAGCGGCGCCTTGGTACTGCAGGTGGAAGACAACGGCCCCGGCATCCCGGCGGCCGAGCGGGAACTGGTTTTTCAACCGTTCTACCGGGCACTCGGCAACGAAGCCGATGGCTCAGGCTTGGGTTTGCCCATCGTTCAAGAAATTGCGCGCCAGCACCACGCGGAGATTGCGGTGGAAGACAGCCGGCCCGGTTACTCGCCGCCGGGCACCACGTTCACCTTGCGGTTTTCGCCCTCCGCGGTCAACCCACCCTCCGAGGGCGCTTAA
- a CDS encoding response regulator, protein MRILIAEDDQVLADGLLRALRGAGAAVDHVASGTEADAALMTNTEFDLLILDLGLPKMHGLEVLKKLRGRGSSLPVLILTAADSVDERVKGLDYGADDYMAKPFSLQELEARVRALVRRGMGATSSSIKHGPLTYDQAGRVATIDGKMVELSARELGLLEVLLQRAGRLVSKDQLVERLCEWGEEVSNNAIEVYIHRLRKKIEKGPIRIATVRGLGYCLEKIPG, encoded by the coding sequence ATGCGCATACTGATAGCTGAAGACGATCAAGTTCTGGCCGATGGCCTGTTACGCGCACTGCGCGGCGCGGGTGCAGCGGTAGACCATGTGGCCAGCGGCACCGAAGCCGACGCCGCGCTCATGACCAATACCGAATTCGACTTGTTGATTCTGGATTTGGGCCTACCAAAGATGCACGGCCTGGAAGTCCTCAAGAAACTGCGGGGCAGGGGATCCTCATTGCCCGTGCTGATCCTCACTGCTGCGGACAGCGTGGATGAGCGGGTCAAAGGCCTGGATTACGGCGCGGACGACTACATGGCCAAACCCTTCAGCCTGCAAGAGCTGGAAGCCCGGGTGCGCGCCTTGGTCCGCCGCGGCATGGGTGCGACGAGCAGCAGCATCAAACACGGCCCGCTCACCTACGACCAGGCCGGCCGGGTCGCCACCATCGACGGCAAGATGGTCGAACTCTCTGCCCGCGAACTCGGCCTCTTGGAGGTGCTGCTGCAGCGCGCAGGCCGCCTGGTTAGCAAAGACCAGCTGGTGGAGCGCCTGTGCGAATGGGGCGAAGAGGTGAGCAACAACGCCATCGAGGTCTATATCCACCGCCTGCGCAAGAAGATCGAAAAGGGTCCCATCCGCATCGCCACCGTACGCGGGCTGGGCTACTGCTTGGAAAAAATACCAGGATGA
- a CDS encoding MarR family winged helix-turn-helix transcriptional regulator, with translation MSIPASLEPWRSNHVGHWLRLALERFDARVLELMARHTAAPLGLANLAARGQVGAAHIHITRHLEIQGSRLTDLATRAGMTKQAMTTLVNQCEAWGMVERTDDTSDARAKHIRFTATGMAWLQAYQDAVAQAQDELQQAVGPEVATVIHLGLEAYCGH, from the coding sequence ATGTCGATTCCCGCCTCTCTCGAACCCTGGCGCAGCAACCACGTCGGTCATTGGTTGCGACTGGCGCTGGAGCGCTTTGATGCCAGAGTCCTCGAGCTCATGGCTCGTCACACCGCAGCACCCTTGGGTTTGGCCAACCTCGCTGCCCGCGGGCAGGTCGGGGCAGCCCATATTCACATCACCCGGCACCTCGAAATCCAGGGCAGCCGCCTCACCGACCTTGCCACCCGCGCCGGCATGACCAAACAGGCCATGACCACCCTGGTAAACCAATGTGAGGCCTGGGGCATGGTGGAGCGCACCGACGACACGAGCGATGCCCGTGCCAAGCACATCCGCTTCACTGCCACCGGGATGGCATGGCTGCAGGCGTATCAAGATGCCGTGGCCCAAGCCCAGGATGAGCTGCAACAAGCAGTCGGCCCCGAGGTCGCCACGGTGATCCATCTGGGATTGGAGGCCTACTGCGGCCATTGA
- the recA gene encoding recombinase RecA yields the protein MDAVKNPAANAEKAKALQVALAQIEKQFGKGTIMRLGEGEVIEDIQVVSTGSLGLDIALGVGGLPRGRVVEIYGPESSGKTTLTLQVVAEMQKQGGQCAFVDAEHALDIQYAQKLGVNLQDLLISQPDTGEQALEIVDSLVRSGAVDLIIVDSVAALTPKAELEGEMGDSLPGLQARLMSQALRKLTAHIKKTNCMVIFINQIRMKIGVMFGSPETTTGGNALKFYASVRLDIRRTGTIKKGEEAIGNETKVKVVKNKVSPPFKTAEFDILFGEGISRHGEIIDMGVTAGILEKSGAWYAYQGEKIGQGRDNAREFLRENPDLSVEIENKVRLSLGIPLLPVAEPDAKPKGKKADKADKPE from the coding sequence ATGGACGCAGTGAAGAACCCCGCCGCCAACGCAGAAAAGGCCAAAGCCCTTCAAGTGGCGCTTGCGCAGATTGAAAAGCAATTCGGCAAGGGCACCATCATGCGCTTGGGCGAGGGCGAGGTGATTGAAGACATTCAGGTCGTGTCCACCGGCTCTTTGGGGTTGGACATCGCTTTGGGCGTGGGCGGCCTGCCGCGTGGCCGTGTGGTGGAAATCTATGGCCCAGAGTCTTCCGGTAAAACCACCTTGACGCTGCAAGTCGTGGCCGAAATGCAAAAGCAAGGCGGCCAGTGCGCCTTCGTGGATGCCGAGCACGCGTTGGACATCCAATACGCCCAGAAGCTGGGTGTGAACCTGCAAGACCTGCTGATCAGCCAGCCTGACACCGGTGAGCAGGCTCTTGAAATTGTGGACAGCCTGGTGCGCTCCGGCGCGGTGGACCTGATCATTGTGGACTCGGTGGCCGCCCTGACCCCGAAGGCCGAACTCGAAGGTGAAATGGGCGACAGCCTGCCCGGCCTGCAAGCCCGCCTGATGAGCCAAGCGTTGCGCAAGCTCACTGCCCACATCAAGAAGACCAACTGCATGGTCATCTTTATCAACCAGATCCGCATGAAGATTGGCGTGATGTTCGGCTCGCCCGAAACCACCACCGGTGGCAATGCGCTGAAGTTTTACGCCTCTGTGCGCCTTGACATCCGCCGTACCGGCACGATCAAGAAGGGCGAAGAGGCCATCGGTAACGAGACCAAAGTCAAAGTGGTCAAGAACAAGGTCAGCCCCCCGTTCAAGACGGCGGAGTTCGACATCCTGTTTGGGGAAGGCATCAGCCGACACGGCGAAATCATCGACATGGGCGTGACCGCCGGCATTCTGGAAAAGTCCGGTGCCTGGTATGCCTACCAAGGTGAAAAAATCGGCCAAGGCCGTGACAACGCCCGCGAGTTTTTGCGTGAGAACCCTGACTTGTCGGTGGAGATTGAGAATAAGGTGCGCTTGTCCTTGGGTATTCCTTTGCTGCCAGTCGCAGAGCCTGATGCCAAGCCCAAAGGCAAAAAGGCAGACAAAGCGGACAAGCCGGAATAA
- the recX gene encoding recombination regulator RecX, with protein sequence MAVQALSLTGRALRLLSTREHSRAELERKLQRYEEEPGALARVLDALTAKDFINEDRVIGSVVYRRAGKMGASRIKQELQSKGLAPDAVAEAVAALRSTELERAREVWRKKFGAQPQDAAERAKQMRFLASRGFGGDTIHRVVSGGGDDEGL encoded by the coding sequence GTGGCAGTTCAAGCACTCTCACTCACCGGCAGGGCCTTGCGGCTGCTCAGTACCCGGGAGCACTCGCGCGCAGAGCTGGAGCGCAAGCTCCAGCGCTACGAGGAGGAGCCCGGCGCCTTGGCCCGGGTGCTGGACGCGCTCACCGCTAAAGACTTCATCAATGAAGACCGTGTGATCGGCTCGGTGGTCTACCGGAGGGCGGGCAAGATGGGGGCGTCTCGCATCAAGCAGGAGCTTCAATCGAAAGGGCTCGCTCCCGACGCGGTGGCCGAGGCGGTGGCTGCCTTGCGCAGCACCGAGCTGGAGCGGGCCCGCGAAGTCTGGCGCAAAAAGTTTGGTGCTCAACCGCAAGATGCGGCTGAGCGGGCCAAGCAGATGCGCTTTCTGGCCAGCCGGGGCTTTGGCGGTGACACCATCCACCGTGTGGTGTCCGGTGGCGGGGACGACGAGGGGCTGTAA